TGGTCGACGACCAGTTCGCGCCGCTGGCGGACAAGATCCGTGACGCGCTGCGCGAGGTGGGACAGTCGGAGGAGGCGGCGCAACCGCAGTTCATCCTCAACACCCACTTCCACGGCGATCACACGGGCGGCAACGCCGAGTTCGGAGACGCCTCCACGATCGTCGCGCATACGAACGTGCGCTCGAGGCTCAAGGCGGGCGGATCGCCCGACGTGGCCCTGCCCGTCGTCACCTTCGACGACGCCCTCTCCATCCACTTCAACGGCGAGGAGATCCGGGCGTTCCACATCCCGCACGGACACACCGACGGGGACGCGCTCATCCACTTCACGGGCTCGAACGTCCTCCACATGGGAGACGACTACTTCTCCGGCCTCTTCCCCTTCGTCGACATCGACAGTGGAGGGAGCGTGGAGGGACTCGAGAAAGCGGTGGCACAGGTGCTCGACAACGTGCCGGCGGACATCCACATCATCCCCGGACACGGTCCGCTCTCCACCGTGGACGACCTGCGGACGTACCACCGCATGATCACCGAGACGATCGCGATGGTCCGCGGCAAGATCGACGCGGGAATGAGCAGTGAAGAGATCCAGAGCGAGGGCGTCGCCGAGGAGTGGGCGGACTGGAGCTGGCAGTTCATCTCGACGGAACGCTGGCTCGACACCGTGCACCGCAGCCTTTCCGGAGCCGCGGGCGCCGAGAACGTCGAACACGGCCACGGCCACGGCCACGGCCATGGCCACCACTAAGCGAGCGACGACCGGGTGAGCGACGACGGAAACCGCTCCGCCGACGGGAGCCGCATCCCCGCCGACCACGGCTGGGTCGCGGACGGCTACAACGCGGGGTATGCCGAGGGGCTGGTCGAACGGGCGCTGCGCGACCGGGGTGTGATCCCTCCCCCGCTCGCGGGCTGGGACCCATCCGCGGAGGCGGTCTTCGAAGCGCCACCGAGGACCGTCGTCCCTCCCCCTCCCCCCGCTCCTCCCCCGCCCGCGCCCACGCCCGCCGAGGCGGAGGTCGTGGCGACGGAGGATCTCCGGCTCGCCGCCATCGCCGGGGCCCTCGTCGAGGCCTACCGCGCGTACGGACACCTGGGGGCGCGCATCGACCCGCTTGGCTCGGAGCCTCCGAGGCACCCGATGCTGGAACCGGAGTATCACGGCATCCGCCGCGAGGAACTCGCACGCGTGCCCGCCTCCGCCGTCTGGCTCAAGCACCTCGGTGACAACGCCGCCGAGGTCGTGGACCGCCTCGAGGAGATCTACTGCGGCCCGATCGGCTACGAACTCGACCAGGTGGAGAACCCGACCCAGCGCGACTGGCTCGTGGACTACATCGAATCGCACCGCCACCGACTCCTGATGAGCCGCGAGCGGGCGAAGGCGTGCCTGGAGTGGCTGACCCGAGTGGAGGGGCTCGAGACCTTCCTGCACCGCACCTACCTCGGGAAGAAGCGGTTCTCCGTAGAGGGACTCGACATGCTCGTGCCGATGATGCGCGGGATCATCGGGAGCGCGGGGCGGCGCGGGGCGCGACAGGTGTTCGTGGGGATGGCGCACCGCGGGCGCCTGAACGTGCTGGCCCATGTCATGGGGCTGTCCTACGAGTCGATCGTGGCCGAATTCGAGGAACAGGCCGCGCGCG
The window above is part of the Candidatus Palauibacter polyketidifaciens genome. Proteins encoded here:
- a CDS encoding MBL fold metallo-hydrolase; translated protein: VDDQFAPLADKIRDALREVGQSEEAAQPQFILNTHFHGDHTGGNAEFGDASTIVAHTNVRSRLKAGGSPDVALPVVTFDDALSIHFNGEEIRAFHIPHGHTDGDALIHFTGSNVLHMGDDYFSGLFPFVDIDSGGSVEGLEKAVAQVLDNVPADIHIIPGHGPLSTVDDLRTYHRMITETIAMVRGKIDAGMSSEEIQSEGVAEEWADWSWQFISTERWLDTVHRSLSGAAGAENVEHGHGHGHGHGHH